DNA sequence from the Parcubacteria group bacterium genome:
CCATTCACGTGGCCACGGCTATTGATTTCGGGGCCGAGAAATTTATCACCAATGATAAGGGATTGAAAAAAATAAAAGAAATCAACGTGTCGCTCTTATCATTTGACTAAGTGATACACTTTTGATACACTAAATGCATCAGCCATAATATAGCCATATGCCGACAACAAAAACGAGAATAAACATAAGCCTCTCCGGGGCAATGGAAAAAGCGCTCGCACACCTCGCGCGGCGCGACCGCGTGCCCCAGGCAACCAAAGCGGCCCGGCTCTTGGAAACCGCCATTGAGCTTGAGGAAGACCAGGTCTGGGATACGCTCGCTCGAGAGCGTGATAGTAAAGGCGCGAAATTTGTGTCTCACGAAAACGCCTGGTCATAATGTACGCCGTCACCTACCACCATCTGGTAAAACGCGAAGATATTCCCGCGCTCCCGGATGTGTGGAAACAAAAAATCAAACGCGCCATTGAAGAGCGGCTCATGACATATCCGGATCTCTACGGCAAGCCGCTCCGCAAATCGCTTAAAGGATACCGCAAGCTCCGCGTGGGCGATTATCGGGTGATTTTTAGCATTGAGGAGAACGCCGTCAAAATCCTCATCATCCAACACCGAGGAACAGTATATACGGAAATCAAAAAAAGAGTTGCTTGAACCACAATGTGAGACATGCGTGCTGTGTTGAACGCTCACCCGCCGCTGTGTCCGGACCCCCTCCTGGTTCGGACACAGCGGCTTTCTTTTTGTCTTGCCGCGTGCTGTGTTACACGATATACTTATAGCATTATGGCAGGTAATATGCCCAAAACAGACGAGGAGTGGAAGCAAAGGCTTACTCCGGAACAATACGAGATTCTGCGCGAAAAAGGGACCGAAGCCCCGTTTACCGGAAAGTACGTTAATCACCACGAAAACGGCATGTACGCGTGCGCCGCGTGCGGCACTCCCCTGTTTGATTCAGGCACTAAGTTTGATTCAGGCACGGGCTGGCCCAGTTTTGGTGGCGTGGTGAATAAAGGTAATATTGAACTTCGCGAAGACACAAGTAATGGCATGGCGCGGACCGAGGTGGTGTGCAAAACCTGCGGCGGGCACTTGGGCCACCTGTTTGACGACGGCCCCGCCCCCACAGGCAAACGGTACTGCATCAATTCCGCGTGTCTGAATTTTAAGCCGAAATCTGAACATGAAACAACAATACACGCCTGATGCGCAAGTACCTATGCCGTTTTTAAAACGAACGCTCGACGTGATTGTTTCCAGCACACTCCTCTTCCTCTCCTCGCCGCTCGTCATTCTCATAGCCCTCTGCACTAAGCTTGAGGGTTTCTTTGTGCGCGAAAACCGCGGCCCAATTCTGTATACGGAAACGCGCATCTCACGGGGTGAGCCGTTCACTTTGCGCAAATTCCGGATCTTTAAAACATCCGCCTATGAGCCCATTCGTGCGCGGGGCGAGATGGTGCACACCAAGCCGCTGGAGCGGAACCCAAAAAACATCACCGCATGCGGGAAGGCCCTGAAAACATTTTACCTTGATGAGCTTCCCCAGCTCTGGAACGTCCTTCGCGGCGACATGAGCCTGGTCGGCCCCAGGCCCTGGAACCCGGTTGACTACGAAAACGAAATCGCGGCCGGAGAGTATCGCAAAAAAGCCATCAGAGCAGGGCTCACCGGGCCCGTGCAGATCCACAAGCTGGACGCGCACA
Encoded proteins:
- a CDS encoding type II toxin-antitoxin system RelE/ParE family toxin, which gives rise to MYAVTYHHLVKREDIPALPDVWKQKIKRAIEERLMTYPDLYGKPLRKSLKGYRKLRVGDYRVIFSIEENAVKILIIQHRGTVYTEIKKRVA
- the msrB gene encoding peptide-methionine (R)-S-oxide reductase MsrB, translating into MAGNMPKTDEEWKQRLTPEQYEILREKGTEAPFTGKYVNHHENGMYACAACGTPLFDSGTKFDSGTGWPSFGGVVNKGNIELREDTSNGMARTEVVCKTCGGHLGHLFDDGPAPTGKRYCINSACLNFKPKSEHETTIHA
- a CDS encoding sugar transferase; the encoded protein is MPFLKRTLDVIVSSTLLFLSSPLVILIALCTKLEGFFVRENRGPILYTETRISRGEPFTLRKFRIFKTSAYEPIRARGEMVHTKPLERNPKNITACGKALKTFYLDELPQLWNVLRGDMSLVGPRPWNPVDYENEIAAGEYRKKAIRAGLTGPVQIHKLDAHKHGGEHKLDADYIMFVKNKNGLAVAVRDIKLLLQSLWFMLRGQGL